A stretch of Myxococcus hansupus DNA encodes these proteins:
- a CDS encoding zinc-dependent alcohol dehydrogenase, with translation MKAVVFHGIGDIRLDDVSEPQIEKPTDAVVRITASAICGTDLHMIRGTMPGMKPGTILGHEGVGVIEALGDDVRNFNIGDRVVIPSTIACGNCSYCRAGYHAQCNDANPNGPSAGTAFFGGPQETGPFHGMQAEKVRVPFANVGLVRIPEGVTDEQAILISDIFPTGYMGAELAEIKPGDTVAVFGCGPVGLFAIVSAKLLGAGRVFAIDCHEDRLELARAQGAEIINFDEEDPLETLKRLTNGIGVDRAIDAVGVDAMHPHHGPAAKKAHQEKAEFKREVKEAAPKTNPKGDNWVPGDAPAQALLWAVEGLAKAGTLSIIGVYPPQVRTFPIGMAMNKNLTMKMGNCNHRKYIPKLLELVRTGVVDPTAILSHVEPMGSAIDAYRNFDVRKPGWVKVELEPTQLQ, from the coding sequence ATGAAGGCTGTCGTTTTCCATGGGATTGGGGACATCCGGCTCGACGACGTGTCGGAGCCCCAAATCGAGAAGCCCACGGATGCCGTCGTCCGCATCACGGCGAGCGCCATCTGCGGCACCGACCTCCACATGATTCGCGGCACCATGCCGGGCATGAAGCCGGGCACCATCCTGGGCCACGAGGGAGTGGGCGTCATCGAAGCGCTGGGTGATGACGTCCGCAACTTCAACATCGGCGACCGGGTGGTCATCCCCTCCACCATCGCTTGTGGCAACTGCTCGTACTGCCGCGCCGGGTACCATGCCCAGTGCAACGACGCGAACCCCAACGGCCCCAGCGCGGGCACGGCCTTCTTCGGTGGCCCGCAGGAGACGGGGCCCTTCCACGGCATGCAGGCGGAGAAGGTGCGAGTGCCCTTCGCCAACGTGGGCCTCGTGCGGATTCCCGAAGGCGTCACCGACGAGCAGGCCATCCTCATCTCGGACATCTTCCCCACCGGCTACATGGGCGCGGAGCTGGCGGAAATCAAACCCGGTGACACCGTGGCGGTGTTCGGCTGCGGGCCCGTGGGCCTCTTCGCCATCGTGAGCGCGAAGCTGCTCGGCGCCGGCCGCGTCTTCGCCATCGACTGCCACGAGGACCGGCTGGAGCTGGCCCGGGCCCAAGGCGCCGAAATCATCAACTTCGACGAAGAGGACCCGCTCGAGACGCTCAAGCGCCTCACCAACGGCATTGGCGTGGACCGCGCCATCGACGCGGTGGGTGTGGACGCCATGCACCCGCACCACGGCCCCGCGGCGAAGAAGGCCCACCAGGAGAAGGCCGAGTTCAAGCGAGAGGTGAAGGAGGCCGCCCCCAAGACGAACCCCAAGGGCGACAACTGGGTGCCCGGTGATGCGCCCGCGCAGGCCCTGCTGTGGGCCGTGGAGGGCCTGGCCAAGGCGGGCACGCTGTCCATCATCGGCGTCTATCCGCCGCAGGTGCGCACGTTCCCCATCGGCATGGCGATGAACAAGAACCTCACGATGAAGATGGGCAACTGCAACCACCGCAAGTACATCCCCAAGCTGCTGGAGCTGGTGCGCACCGGCGTGGTGGACCCCACCGCCATCCTGTCCCACGTGGAGCCCATGGGCAGCGCCATTGACGCGTACCGCAACTTCGACGTGCGCAAGCCCGGCTGGGTGAAGGTGGAGCTGGAGCCCACGCAGCTCCAGTAG
- a CDS encoding Ppx/GppA phosphatase family protein → MPPRPPQPVLAAIDVGTNAVRLELARPDADGALETLHQERDAIRPGEGVFATGSMPEETAERLLSTLRRYSALCRRHKAHVRAVATSALREAKNSADIVRRVREESGLNLEVVSGKEEARLICLGVLHRKPPHTRSLLIDIGGGSTEIATAVGEKPDNLWSLALGSVRLTEVFDASRTVPPKQLRLMRSFVSDVLHKTLPPTVANVPRVALGSSGTISAVVSFAAAENSGNATVRQLTQTVDTLAQMPPERRRKRFDPRRADIIVSGAVILEAVAKYLGVESVSVVNRGLRDGILVDLLYKQDEHREDHSLADAALAMGKRFYFDEKHARQVARLSLGLFDNLAALHQLPLSVRPYLEVAALLHDVGHAVSYERHHKHTYYLIRHADLPGLADREREIVARVARYHRRSPPELAHSGMAGLNPVEARTVRKLATLLRVANSLDVSHHQPIKDFKATNGREGVALHLHTKHPVDLELWNADREVLNFRRVFGKRLTFHVHHTSSSR, encoded by the coding sequence ATGCCTCCTCGCCCCCCTCAGCCCGTACTCGCCGCCATTGACGTGGGCACCAATGCCGTCCGCCTGGAGCTGGCCCGGCCCGACGCCGACGGCGCGCTCGAAACCCTGCACCAGGAACGTGACGCCATCCGTCCTGGTGAGGGCGTCTTCGCCACCGGCTCCATGCCCGAGGAGACAGCCGAGCGCCTGCTGTCCACCCTGCGCCGCTACTCCGCCCTCTGCCGCCGTCACAAGGCGCACGTGCGCGCCGTGGCCACCAGCGCCCTGCGCGAGGCGAAGAACAGCGCCGACATCGTCCGCCGCGTTCGCGAGGAGTCCGGCCTCAACCTGGAGGTCGTCAGCGGCAAGGAAGAGGCCCGCCTCATCTGCCTGGGCGTGCTCCACCGCAAGCCGCCCCACACGCGCTCGCTGCTCATCGACATCGGCGGCGGCAGCACCGAAATCGCCACCGCCGTGGGCGAGAAGCCCGACAACCTCTGGAGCCTCGCGCTCGGCTCCGTGCGCCTCACCGAGGTCTTCGACGCCTCGCGCACCGTGCCCCCCAAGCAACTGCGCCTGATGCGCAGCTTCGTCTCCGACGTGCTGCACAAGACGCTGCCACCCACGGTGGCCAACGTCCCCCGCGTGGCGCTCGGCTCGTCGGGAACCATCAGCGCCGTGGTGTCCTTCGCCGCCGCGGAGAACAGCGGCAACGCCACCGTCCGTCAGCTCACGCAGACCGTGGACACCCTGGCGCAGATGCCGCCCGAGCGCCGCCGCAAGCGCTTCGACCCGCGCCGCGCGGACATCATCGTCTCCGGCGCCGTCATCCTGGAGGCCGTGGCCAAGTACCTGGGCGTCGAGTCCGTCAGCGTCGTCAACCGCGGCCTGCGCGACGGCATCCTCGTGGACCTGCTCTACAAGCAGGACGAGCACCGCGAGGACCACAGCCTCGCGGACGCCGCCCTGGCCATGGGCAAGCGCTTCTACTTCGACGAGAAGCACGCCCGGCAGGTGGCCCGACTGTCCCTGGGCCTGTTCGACAACCTCGCCGCCCTGCACCAGCTCCCGCTGTCCGTGCGTCCCTACCTGGAGGTCGCCGCCCTCCTCCATGACGTGGGCCACGCCGTCAGCTACGAGCGGCACCACAAGCACACGTACTACCTCATCCGCCACGCCGACCTGCCGGGCCTCGCCGACCGCGAGCGTGAAATCGTGGCGCGCGTCGCCCGCTACCACCGGCGCAGCCCGCCCGAGTTGGCCCACTCCGGCATGGCGGGCCTCAACCCCGTCGAAGCGCGGACGGTGCGCAAGCTCGCCACCCTGCTGCGCGTGGCCAACTCGCTGGACGTCAGCCACCACCAGCCCATCAAGGATTTCAAGGCCACCAATGGCCGCGAGGGCGTGGCGCTGCACCTGCACACCAAGCACCCCGTGGACCTGGAGCTGTGGAACGCCGACCGCGAGGTGCTGAACTTCCGCCGCGTCTTCGGCAAGCGCCTCACGTTCCACGTCCACCACACCTCCAGCAGCCGTTAG
- a CDS encoding type VI immunity family protein translates to MSIPPPKLQLQDRDNATGVSVGLSATFYLPYAHAPLAPVVLQSLERYQRAVGPQVLTSYAGEDGEWQHLDSRGWAAVRREMQDAPWANVLLSDASPEAPFRFEYVRRDRVDGPLESGVGEVSVVTFWLSTGFLEQHGPREARELMVALAEPLPFSSGNAGLAFSAALDVSANVRQVRRACLRYPGLDVLRPGITSLNIGTRVRGPSWLTFLGTPVLGQLGGVDALRARLTTPGITVQALEQASAVVTLGEWPEMGDGEPLPAYRELARVLEPWMLWGEGESILGLTPEEARRWERRFLD, encoded by the coding sequence ATGAGCATCCCACCTCCAAAGCTTCAGCTTCAGGACCGAGACAATGCGACGGGCGTGTCCGTGGGACTCAGCGCGACCTTCTACCTGCCCTACGCCCACGCGCCCCTGGCACCCGTGGTCCTGCAGTCGCTGGAGCGCTACCAACGGGCCGTGGGTCCCCAGGTGCTGACGTCGTACGCAGGCGAGGATGGCGAGTGGCAACACCTGGACTCGCGGGGCTGGGCGGCGGTCCGCCGAGAGATGCAGGATGCGCCATGGGCCAACGTCCTTCTTTCGGATGCCTCCCCAGAGGCGCCTTTCCGATTCGAGTATGTGAGGCGTGATCGTGTCGACGGGCCCCTTGAAAGCGGGGTCGGCGAAGTCAGCGTCGTTACGTTCTGGCTCTCCACCGGGTTCCTGGAACAGCACGGACCACGGGAGGCCCGTGAGTTGATGGTAGCCCTCGCCGAGCCCCTCCCCTTCTCCTCAGGCAACGCGGGCCTGGCCTTCAGCGCCGCTCTCGACGTGTCGGCCAACGTCCGTCAGGTGCGTCGTGCCTGCCTTCGATATCCGGGGCTGGATGTGCTCAGGCCCGGCATCACTTCGCTGAACATTGGCACACGCGTCCGGGGTCCTTCCTGGCTGACCTTCTTGGGAACACCTGTCCTGGGCCAACTCGGAGGGGTCGACGCACTCCGCGCACGGCTCACGACGCCCGGAATCACCGTGCAGGCTCTGGAGCAGGCAAGCGCGGTTGTCACCCTGGGCGAATGGCCCGAAATGGGCGACGGTGAGCCACTGCCTGCCTACCGGGAACTCGCGCGTGTCCTGGAACCCTGGATGCTGTGGGGAGAGGGCGAATCCATTCTCGGGCTCACGCCCGAAGAGGCACGCCGCTGGGAGCGCCGCTTCCTCGACTGA
- a CDS encoding phospholipase D-like domain-containing protein produces MRAEASLPLMNTPAAALASNEVRDERFTLLDGGTEAYPRMLEAIASAQVRVHLEVYTFEREGIGARFLEALVAAARRGVAVKVVVDGWGSIGASRHLTQTMKAAGAKVRVYNPLTSLFTGRSWRNHRKILLVDDAVAFLGGINIGDAYAANGDQPGWADLALELRGDICRQLGATLHAGTSALESGAVKLFLSGFGGGHRLRKRYLQAIDGARHEVVLAHAYFLPDKGFMRALKRAARRGVSVRLMLAGRSDVMFARAATMRLYRDFLRAGVSIHEWTASTLHAKAALVDGRKLLVGSFNLDPLSLVNLETLVEVVEPGVAAQAQQWLDKHVRDARRVFLEDCARSGLQQWLLDVVGLAVARFAEDFASFMGRRRKR; encoded by the coding sequence ATGCGTGCCGAAGCCTCGCTGCCGTTGATGAACACGCCCGCCGCCGCCCTCGCGTCCAACGAGGTTCGTGACGAGCGCTTCACGCTGTTGGACGGCGGGACGGAGGCGTACCCGCGGATGCTGGAGGCCATCGCCTCCGCGCAGGTGCGGGTCCACCTGGAGGTCTACACCTTCGAGCGCGAGGGCATTGGCGCGCGCTTCCTGGAGGCCTTGGTGGCGGCGGCGCGGCGCGGTGTCGCGGTGAAGGTGGTGGTGGACGGCTGGGGCAGCATTGGCGCCAGCCGCCACCTGACGCAGACGATGAAGGCCGCGGGCGCGAAGGTGCGGGTGTACAACCCGCTCACGTCGCTGTTCACCGGCCGCTCGTGGCGCAACCACCGGAAGATTCTGCTCGTGGATGACGCGGTGGCGTTCCTCGGGGGCATCAACATCGGGGATGCCTACGCGGCGAATGGCGACCAGCCCGGCTGGGCCGACCTGGCGCTGGAGCTGCGGGGTGACATCTGCCGGCAGCTCGGGGCCACGTTGCATGCGGGGACGTCCGCGTTGGAGTCGGGCGCGGTGAAGCTGTTCCTGTCGGGCTTCGGCGGCGGGCACCGGCTTCGAAAGCGGTACCTCCAGGCGATTGACGGCGCCAGGCACGAGGTGGTGCTGGCGCACGCGTACTTCCTGCCGGACAAGGGCTTCATGCGGGCGCTCAAGCGCGCGGCGCGGCGGGGGGTGTCGGTGCGGCTGATGTTGGCCGGGCGCAGCGATGTGATGTTCGCGCGCGCGGCGACGATGCGGCTGTACCGCGACTTCCTCCGCGCCGGGGTGAGCATCCACGAGTGGACGGCCTCCACGCTGCATGCCAAGGCGGCGCTGGTGGATGGGCGCAAGCTCCTGGTGGGCAGCTTCAACCTGGACCCGTTGTCGCTCGTGAACCTGGAGACGCTGGTGGAGGTGGTGGAGCCCGGCGTCGCGGCGCAGGCACAGCAGTGGCTGGACAAGCACGTGCGCGATGCCCGGCGCGTGTTCCTGGAGGACTGCGCGCGCTCGGGGCTCCAGCAGTGGCTGTTGGACGTCGTGGGGCTCGCCGTGGCCCGGTTCGCGGAGGACTTCGCCAGCTTCATGGGCCGGCGGCGCAAGCGGTAG
- a CDS encoding serine/threonine-protein kinase, protein MALVYRGLHEMIQREVAIKELLPDGQRDRETLSRFRREALALAAFRHQNIVTLYDMVEKGEGLFMVMELVDGPTLHTLIKEGPLPADVTGVIAARIASALDHAHFRHIIHRDLKPANVMLTKSGEVKLMDFGIAKDVGLEALTQLGMAVGTPSYMSPEQVTGVPVDGRTDIFSLGVLLYEALSGARPFHGKTAGEVFAKIRDGKYTPLPKVAPNVPAPLVRIIQRAMEVRPDDRFPDAAAMRRELDVFLAQEVQVSHAALLVAFLRHRQKLTETEAQQLMRPHELDAAVEVFDTGRSRQGGKLKWAVAAAIALLTAAGTGLYFTQAQWAPLVEQLTR, encoded by the coding sequence ATGGCCCTGGTGTACCGGGGCCTGCACGAGATGATTCAGCGCGAAGTCGCCATCAAGGAGCTGCTCCCGGATGGCCAGCGCGACCGCGAAACCCTGTCGCGTTTCCGGCGCGAGGCGCTCGCGCTCGCGGCCTTCCGTCACCAGAACATCGTCACGCTGTATGACATGGTGGAGAAGGGCGAGGGCCTCTTCATGGTGATGGAGCTGGTGGATGGGCCCACCCTCCACACGCTCATCAAGGAAGGCCCGCTGCCAGCGGACGTCACGGGCGTCATCGCCGCGCGCATCGCCAGCGCGTTGGACCACGCGCACTTCCGCCACATCATCCACCGCGACCTCAAGCCCGCCAACGTCATGCTCACCAAGTCCGGTGAGGTGAAGCTGATGGACTTCGGCATCGCCAAGGACGTGGGCCTGGAGGCGCTCACCCAACTGGGCATGGCGGTGGGGACGCCGTCGTACATGTCCCCAGAGCAGGTGACGGGCGTGCCGGTGGATGGCCGCACCGACATCTTCTCGCTCGGCGTGCTGCTCTACGAAGCCCTCTCCGGCGCGCGGCCGTTCCACGGCAAGACGGCGGGCGAGGTGTTCGCGAAGATTCGCGACGGCAAGTACACGCCGCTCCCCAAGGTGGCGCCCAACGTCCCCGCGCCCCTGGTGCGCATCATCCAGCGCGCCATGGAGGTGAGGCCGGACGACCGCTTCCCGGACGCCGCGGCCATGCGGCGCGAGCTGGACGTGTTCCTCGCGCAGGAGGTGCAGGTGTCACACGCGGCCCTGCTCGTGGCCTTCCTGCGTCACCGGCAGAAGCTGACGGAGACGGAGGCCCAGCAGCTCATGCGTCCGCATGAGTTGGATGCCGCGGTGGAGGTGTTCGACACGGGGCGCTCCCGCCAGGGCGGGAAGCTGAAGTGGGCCGTGGCCGCCGCCATCGCGCTGCTGACGGCGGCGGGCACCGGCCTCTACTTCACCCAGGCCCAGTGGGCGCCGCTGGTGGAGCAGCTCACCCGCTGA
- the queF gene encoding preQ(1) synthase, with product MPSQPSKELQTFPNPAADRDYEITFDVPEFTCLCPLTGQPDFARFKITYVPDQSCIELKSLKLYMWAYRNEGAFHEKVTNTIADDIIKAIQPRKLTVVGDFFVRGGIGTIVTVTHDKSKQQA from the coding sequence ATGCCCTCGCAGCCGTCCAAGGAACTGCAGACCTTCCCCAACCCCGCCGCCGATCGCGATTACGAAATCACGTTCGACGTGCCGGAGTTCACCTGCCTCTGCCCGCTCACCGGCCAGCCGGACTTCGCACGCTTCAAGATTACGTACGTGCCGGACCAGAGCTGCATCGAGCTCAAGAGCCTCAAGCTCTACATGTGGGCCTACCGCAATGAGGGGGCCTTCCACGAGAAGGTCACCAACACCATCGCGGACGACATCATCAAGGCCATCCAGCCGCGCAAGCTCACCGTGGTGGGCGACTTCTTCGTGCGCGGCGGCATCGGCACCATCGTCACCGTCACGCACGACAAGTCGAAGCAGCAGGCCTGA
- a CDS encoding ATP-binding protein, whose translation MPLPSDVEDAFSCLPLALVRVGPDLRVQWCEEGFTLKTGVALHAGGDLRDALERTRSLDGLERAIREGVPHTGHVITRGLRQVRVQVKPAAASETAGAWLVVESSGVDDEGAFSQAVQEIARSVGETLEVDSVCAAAVVALVRCAHVRRAEVFLCEEDGDLRRVAVSDLAGSEAPEASFDSQADPFRQALALRQAQLGIQRGYGDSMGSIFAAVPLCAPRRTVGLLLLYKEPGTSFSVRELDLWSAAANQLAVAVENARLLREAKAALQVREEFISIASHELKTPLTPLKLGLFTMERRLTAGHPVELATVLKSKRQVDRLVGLVEDLLDASRLDAGKLALDLAPLEVGQLVAEVVDHFRAAFERPFTVEVPRERVWVRGDRDRLEQVLVNLLENAHKYSASEEPIVVTVERFHNEARIHVKDHGIGIPGADQSQVFQRFYRARNVSHRNFGGLGLGLFISHSIARLHGGGLTMRSAEGQGSTFTLGLPRMAPHDVKRLPHRLLLLDEDRAQEAAAERVLLAEGFEVLTARDGAEALRRATHLPVDLIVLSTSATQGQTGVFLETFATLPRARPVPILLAGDERPWWAQEGSSLCPRPYRPEELLARVRNALSVERRPLGDLSMDLLSSRP comes from the coding sequence ATGCCGCTTCCTTCCGACGTCGAAGATGCATTCTCGTGCCTTCCGCTGGCCCTGGTTCGTGTCGGTCCGGACCTGCGCGTGCAGTGGTGCGAGGAGGGGTTCACCCTCAAGACGGGCGTGGCGCTGCACGCGGGGGGCGACCTGCGGGACGCGCTCGAGCGCACCCGGAGCCTGGACGGGCTGGAGCGCGCCATCCGGGAGGGTGTGCCCCACACGGGCCACGTCATCACCCGAGGGCTGCGGCAGGTTCGGGTCCAGGTGAAGCCGGCGGCGGCGAGCGAGACAGCAGGCGCCTGGCTCGTCGTGGAGTCCTCCGGGGTGGACGACGAAGGGGCCTTCTCCCAGGCGGTGCAGGAGATTGCCCGCTCCGTGGGCGAGACGCTGGAGGTGGACAGCGTCTGCGCCGCCGCCGTGGTGGCCCTGGTGCGCTGCGCCCATGTGCGCCGCGCCGAGGTGTTCCTGTGCGAGGAGGACGGCGACCTGCGCCGGGTGGCGGTGTCGGACCTGGCCGGCTCGGAGGCGCCCGAGGCGAGCTTCGACTCCCAGGCGGACCCGTTCCGGCAGGCGCTGGCGCTCCGGCAGGCGCAGTTGGGCATCCAGCGGGGCTATGGGGATTCCATGGGCTCCATCTTCGCCGCGGTGCCGCTGTGCGCGCCGCGCCGGACGGTGGGCCTGCTGCTGCTCTACAAGGAGCCGGGGACGTCCTTCTCCGTGCGGGAGCTGGACTTGTGGAGCGCGGCGGCGAACCAGCTCGCCGTGGCGGTGGAGAACGCGCGCCTGCTGCGCGAGGCCAAGGCCGCGCTTCAAGTCCGCGAGGAGTTCATCTCCATCGCCAGCCACGAGCTGAAGACGCCGCTCACGCCGTTGAAGCTGGGTCTCTTCACCATGGAGCGGCGCCTGACGGCGGGACATCCGGTGGAGCTGGCCACGGTGCTCAAGTCCAAGCGGCAGGTGGACCGGCTGGTGGGATTGGTGGAGGACCTGCTGGACGCGTCGCGCCTGGACGCGGGGAAGCTGGCGTTGGACCTGGCCCCGCTGGAGGTGGGGCAGTTGGTCGCGGAGGTGGTGGACCACTTCCGCGCGGCCTTCGAGCGGCCCTTCACGGTGGAGGTGCCCCGCGAGCGCGTCTGGGTGCGCGGCGACCGGGACAGGCTGGAGCAGGTGCTGGTGAACCTGCTGGAGAACGCGCACAAGTACAGCGCCTCGGAGGAGCCCATCGTCGTGACGGTGGAGCGCTTCCACAACGAGGCGCGCATCCACGTGAAGGACCACGGCATCGGCATCCCGGGCGCGGACCAGTCGCAGGTGTTCCAGCGCTTCTACCGGGCGCGCAACGTGTCGCACCGCAACTTCGGAGGGCTGGGCTTGGGGCTCTTCATCAGCCACTCCATCGCGCGGCTGCACGGTGGCGGGCTGACGATGCGCAGCGCGGAGGGGCAGGGCAGCACCTTCACCCTGGGCCTGCCGCGCATGGCGCCTCACGACGTGAAGCGGCTGCCGCACCGGTTGCTGCTCCTGGACGAGGACCGGGCCCAGGAGGCCGCGGCGGAGCGGGTGCTGCTCGCGGAGGGCTTCGAGGTGCTCACCGCGCGTGACGGCGCCGAGGCGCTGCGGCGCGCCACGCACCTGCCCGTGGACCTCATCGTCCTGTCCACCAGCGCCACGCAGGGCCAGACGGGCGTCTTCCTGGAGACCTTCGCCACGCTGCCACGCGCGCGGCCGGTGCCCATCCTGCTGGCCGGTGACGAGCGGCCCTGGTGGGCGCAGGAGGGCTCGTCGCTGTGTCCTCGCCCCTATCGCCCGGAGGAGTTGCTCGCGCGGGTGCGCAACGCGCTCTCCGTGGAGCGGCGGCCCTTGGGGGACCTGTCGATGGACCTGCTCAGCTCCCGCCCGTGA
- a CDS encoding carbohydrate deacetylase: protein MTSPALIINADDLGYDPAVTRGILRAMREGVVSSATFMVNTPFSEAAAREARGLAIGLHLNLARGLPVWSGFPRELLGEDGGFVEARASHLPANVVEAESFAQLARLAGLLGQPATHVDVHKHLHLHAGVLEGLARAAKRVGAPVRSINVEMRRTLESHGVATNAHFLGDAGAEAYWTMERFESELAALPRDGVIELMCHPGYRPETLKSGYAAQREVELETFLHPRAREVLARAGVVPADFRVLTGGS, encoded by the coding sequence ATGACGTCCCCCGCCCTCATCATCAACGCCGATGACCTGGGCTACGACCCGGCCGTCACCCGAGGCATCCTCCGCGCCATGCGCGAGGGCGTCGTCTCGTCGGCCACCTTCATGGTGAACACGCCCTTCTCCGAGGCCGCCGCGCGCGAGGCCCGGGGACTCGCCATTGGCCTGCACCTCAACCTCGCCCGGGGACTGCCCGTGTGGAGCGGTTTCCCGCGCGAGCTGCTCGGCGAGGACGGCGGCTTCGTGGAGGCCCGCGCGAGCCACCTCCCCGCGAACGTGGTGGAGGCGGAGTCCTTCGCGCAGCTCGCGCGGCTCGCCGGACTGCTGGGCCAGCCCGCCACCCACGTGGACGTGCACAAACACCTGCACCTGCACGCGGGCGTGCTGGAGGGCCTGGCCCGGGCGGCGAAGCGCGTGGGGGCGCCGGTGCGCTCCATCAACGTGGAGATGCGCCGCACGCTGGAGTCCCACGGCGTCGCCACCAACGCGCACTTCCTGGGTGACGCGGGCGCGGAGGCCTACTGGACGATGGAGCGCTTCGAGTCGGAGCTCGCCGCCCTGCCCCGTGACGGCGTCATCGAGCTGATGTGCCACCCGGGCTACCGGCCGGAGACGCTGAAGAGCGGCTATGCCGCCCAGCGGGAGGTCGAGCTGGAGACCTTCCTCCACCCGCGCGCCCGAGAGGTCCTGGCGCGCGCTGGCGTCGTGCCCGCGGACTTCCGCGTCCTCACGGGCGGGAGCTGA
- a CDS encoding alpha/beta hydrolase family esterase, with protein MRSHRPRLALVALLAGATACSSSSPARPDDPDSGVNLPVDEEPTVPERTACTGLTFGPGTYDWTVEHDGRTRHYRVHVPPGYDATRPTPAVLAFHGYGSNEREMEGLTRLSTLADTEGFLAVYPVGLSASEINGRGTDTTTRGWNADACCGPAFMAKVNDVGFVDTLLTDLDTRVCVDTRRTFATGLSNGGFFSYRLACERASRFAAIAPVAGMDGTEPCNPSRPVPVLHMHGTADSVIRYEGGNNLGPFGAPYPSAEESVRRFAERNGCTGPTVETYQQGDSTCTAATGCVPETATASLCTVQGGLHAWPGFAGYNNGTPNLDATREAWKFFQARPRP; from the coding sequence ATGCGCTCTCACCGTCCTCGCCTCGCCCTCGTGGCCCTGCTCGCGGGTGCCACGGCGTGCTCGTCCTCGAGCCCTGCACGCCCCGATGACCCGGACTCCGGCGTCAACCTCCCAGTGGACGAGGAGCCCACCGTCCCGGAGCGCACCGCCTGCACCGGCCTCACCTTCGGCCCCGGCACCTACGACTGGACGGTGGAGCACGACGGCCGCACGCGCCACTACCGCGTCCACGTCCCACCGGGCTACGACGCCACGCGCCCCACCCCCGCCGTGCTGGCGTTCCACGGCTACGGCTCCAACGAGCGGGAGATGGAGGGCCTCACGCGGCTGTCCACCCTGGCCGACACGGAGGGCTTCCTCGCCGTGTATCCCGTGGGCCTGAGCGCCTCTGAAATCAACGGCAGGGGCACTGACACCACCACCCGGGGATGGAACGCGGACGCGTGCTGCGGCCCCGCCTTCATGGCCAAGGTGAATGACGTGGGCTTCGTGGACACGCTCCTCACGGACCTGGACACCCGCGTCTGCGTGGACACGCGCCGCACCTTCGCCACCGGCCTCTCCAACGGCGGCTTCTTCTCGTACCGGCTGGCCTGCGAGCGCGCGAGCCGCTTCGCCGCCATCGCCCCCGTGGCGGGCATGGACGGCACCGAGCCCTGCAACCCCTCGCGCCCCGTGCCGGTGCTGCACATGCACGGCACCGCCGACTCGGTCATCCGCTACGAGGGGGGCAACAACCTGGGCCCCTTCGGCGCCCCCTACCCGTCCGCGGAGGAATCCGTGCGGCGCTTCGCCGAGCGCAACGGCTGCACCGGCCCCACCGTGGAGACGTACCAGCAGGGCGACAGCACCTGCACCGCCGCCACCGGCTGCGTGCCGGAGACGGCCACCGCGTCCCTGTGCACCGTGCAGGGGGGCCTGCACGCGTGGCCCGGCTTCGCGGGCTACAACAACGGCACGCCGAACCTGGACGCCACGCGCGAGGCGTGGAAGTTCTTCCAGGCCCGTCCCCGGCCCTAG